From the Mycoplasmatota bacterium genome, one window contains:
- a CDS encoding ATP-grasp domain-containing protein: MKTIIFIGTQKSGSSREAIKAAQDLGFFTVLFTNKKKNMVQREEFMDVHIMRYCDLNDVEAMKTMIKQLELKAFDIKAIVSFVDSYIYTACRLAEEYAVNHFTTNAIYQMENKVLSRELMKHSTYSPQFKVLEHDMPYTKDEITKILPCIVKSPQSTGSKDVYKIKNYDQYKQQVKNLRKKYPKQKILIEEYLEGPQYLVEVLVIRGLIHIIGIVEQDISLINHHFIVTGYNLVINPSVSLYQPLKRAISDIIYLHGMKNGACHLELRYVNGIWKLIEINPRISGGGMNQLIKAGYGIDLTKETLKLALNQYVDIKPKYKKHAYIQYITVPKAGTIETVTGKKRAMQKKGVIKVYIKPRKGNIVCLPKSMGNRYAYVLATGENKEKAIQNAKSAIKEIHFKIRS, encoded by the coding sequence ATGAAAACAATCATTTTTATAGGTACGCAAAAATCAGGTTCAAGTCGTGAAGCAATTAAAGCAGCACAGGATCTTGGGTTTTTCACTGTTCTTTTTACAAACAAAAAAAAGAATATGGTCCAACGGGAAGAGTTTATGGATGTTCATATAATGAGGTATTGTGACTTAAATGATGTAGAAGCAATGAAAACGATGATTAAACAATTAGAATTAAAAGCTTTTGATATCAAAGCAATCGTTAGTTTTGTTGATTCATATATCTACACTGCATGTCGCTTAGCTGAAGAATATGCTGTGAATCATTTTACAACGAATGCGATTTATCAGATGGAAAATAAAGTATTATCAAGAGAACTGATGAAGCATTCGACTTACAGTCCTCAATTTAAGGTTTTAGAACACGACATGCCCTATACAAAAGATGAAATTACTAAAATACTTCCGTGTATTGTAAAATCACCCCAATCTACAGGATCAAAAGACGTTTATAAAATAAAAAATTATGATCAATATAAACAACAAGTAAAAAATTTAAGAAAAAAATATCCCAAACAAAAAATATTAATTGAAGAATATTTAGAAGGACCGCAATATTTAGTAGAAGTCTTAGTTATTAGAGGTTTGATTCACATTATAGGTATTGTTGAACAAGATATTAGTTTAATCAATCATCATTTTATTGTGACAGGTTATAATTTAGTTATAAACCCATCAGTATCATTATACCAACCATTAAAAAGGGCTATTTCTGATATCATTTATTTACATGGTATGAAAAATGGCGCTTGTCACCTTGAATTAAGATATGTAAATGGAATATGGAAGCTAATTGAAATTAATCCACGCATCTCAGGTGGAGGGATGAATCAATTAATTAAAGCAGGCTATGGGATTGATTTGACGAAAGAAACATTAAAATTGGCATTGAATCAATATGTAGATATTAAACCCAAATATAAAAAGCATGCTTATATTCAATATATCACGGTTCCAAAGGCAGGTACCATCGAAACGGTGACAGGCAAAAAAAGGGCAATGCAGAAAAAAGGGGTTATAAAAGTATATATTAAACCACGAAAAGGGAATATTGTATGTCTACCAAAATCTATGGGAAATCGTTATGCTTATGTTTTGGCTACAGGAGAAAATAAAGAAAAGGCAATCCAAAATGCGAAAAGTGCGATTAAAGAAATACATTTTAAAATTCGATCCTAG
- a CDS encoding UDP-N-acetylmuramoyl-tripeptide--D-alanyl-D-alanine ligase translates to MKILELNKLCEVLRITPVPVTPIKIKRVVTSVNDIDNNTLVFHLNKKLTINVKKFEQLQHCYIVTDQPLLKNNLYLKEKFLFVLDIDRTYEQFIKYYRSLFSIKTIAVTGTCGKTTTKEMIKQVLAKEYHITGTVLSKNSLRFNHDYLMDIDDTKTYGVYETALTEPGEIIYSAKFFKPSIGVITNIGIDHLSGCKTLDNYIRAKGEMISALKNKGTLIINGDDENIKKIDFSTYKGKLKTFGIKHKSDYTASKIRFEHDKMCFTLYHKKEKYKVSIPCLGEHNVYNALSALAVLDILGMPLKKAITHIASFKPIKSHFEIHKGLNDSVIIDDTWSSNPTSIKAAFKTFNYRGNTKVVVLGNISYLGHFASEQCKEIGKMIVDYEIDYLVTIDQFSKQIGDEAILNGMDEKNIFHCHNEDEIKMVLSRLLKPNVRVLFKTSMLDNKMKNIIKHLIKDDR, encoded by the coding sequence ATGAAAATATTGGAATTAAATAAATTATGTGAGGTGTTAAGAATAACTCCTGTTCCTGTAACACCTATAAAGATTAAACGCGTTGTGACATCAGTTAATGATATTGATAACAACACCCTTGTTTTTCATTTAAATAAAAAATTAACTATAAATGTGAAAAAATTTGAACAATTACAACATTGTTATATTGTGACTGATCAACCCCTTTTAAAAAATAATCTCTATCTAAAAGAAAAATTTCTTTTTGTTTTAGATATTGATAGAACTTACGAACAGTTTATCAAGTATTATCGTAGTCTTTTTTCAATTAAAACAATTGCGGTGACAGGTACTTGTGGGAAAACAACCACAAAGGAAATGATTAAACAAGTTTTAGCGAAAGAATATCATATCACAGGGACTGTACTAAGTAAAAATTCACTTAGGTTTAATCATGATTACTTAATGGATATCGATGATACCAAAACATATGGTGTTTATGAAACAGCTTTAACGGAACCAGGTGAGATTATTTATAGTGCTAAATTTTTTAAACCATCGATTGGTGTAATCACAAATATTGGGATTGATCATTTAAGTGGTTGTAAAACATTAGATAACTACATTCGAGCTAAGGGTGAAATGATTTCAGCACTTAAAAATAAAGGAACTTTAATTATTAATGGTGATGATGAAAATATAAAAAAAATAGATTTTAGCACATATAAAGGGAAACTAAAAACTTTTGGAATTAAACATAAATCAGATTATACTGCTTCGAAAATCCGGTTTGAGCATGACAAGATGTGTTTTACACTATACCATAAAAAAGAAAAATATAAAGTGAGTATCCCTTGTTTAGGAGAACACAATGTGTATAATGCTTTGAGTGCTTTAGCTGTCTTAGATATATTAGGAATGCCACTTAAAAAAGCAATAACTCATATCGCTTCATTCAAGCCCATTAAATCACATTTCGAAATACATAAAGGGTTAAATGATAGTGTTATTATTGATGATACCTGGAGTTCTAATCCTACTTCTATAAAGGCAGCATTCAAAACATTTAACTATAGAGGTAACACTAAAGTTGTTGTGTTAGGGAATATTTCTTACCTGGGCCATTTTGCATCAGAACAATGTAAGGAAATTGGAAAAATGATAGTTGATTATGAGATTGATTATCTAGTCACAATCGATCAGTTTTCTAAACAAATAGGAGATGAAGCGATATTGAATGGAATGGATGAAAAAAATATTTTTCACTGCCACAATGAAGATGAAATTAAGATGGTTTTATCACGTTTGTTGAAACCAAATGTTAGGGTCCTATTTAAAACTTCAATGTTAGATAATAAAATGAAAAATATCATTAAGCATTTAATTAAAGACGATAGGTAA
- a CDS encoding DUF2156 domain-containing protein: MNVWLKKLKNHPKYQLWNMKEIELKDKEIYEKYIQETTYEASVWSSNFTYLWAHTNSTKVNIFKAMIDGLLVTFILSHKGRLYLPCLPFGKADVEHLVDVLLKCAKLCFEWNQQSRYFNKSTINPINSIQLDFLKTSQRFEHYFREERLTGLERHYSIDKLLDLSGKDFSKVRNKINKFNRMYPNLVIRNYQPDDFQSIMELGEGWENTSGGKYRRIIDGFYFEPIISHYKELNHIIIVFELDGKIIGMTTVEILPTGQAWGCVTKFIKDYHGISEKLTIEVIKKIHEINPQVKYINVGSDLGSKGLAFFKERFRPVLNYERYAVFYKY, translated from the coding sequence ATGAATGTATGGTTAAAAAAGTTAAAAAACCATCCGAAGTATCAGTTATGGAATATGAAAGAAATAGAATTAAAAGATAAAGAAATATACGAAAAATACATTCAAGAAACAACTTATGAAGCAAGTGTGTGGTCTTCTAATTTTACTTATTTATGGGCACATACCAATTCAACCAAAGTTAACATCTTTAAAGCGATGATAGATGGTCTGTTAGTGACCTTTATTCTCTCTCATAAAGGAAGGTTATATTTACCCTGTTTACCTTTTGGAAAAGCTGATGTAGAACATCTTGTGGATGTTTTATTAAAATGCGCGAAATTATGTTTTGAATGGAATCAACAAAGTCGTTATTTTAACAAATCAACAATCAACCCGATTAATTCAATTCAATTAGACTTTCTTAAAACCTCACAACGATTCGAACATTATTTTCGAGAAGAGAGGTTAACAGGCTTAGAGCGACATTATTCAATCGATAAATTACTTGACTTAAGTGGAAAAGACTTTAGTAAAGTACGAAACAAAATCAATAAATTTAACCGAATGTATCCTAATTTGGTTATTAGAAACTATCAACCTGATGATTTTCAATCCATTATGGAATTAGGAGAAGGTTGGGAAAATACATCAGGAGGAAAATATCGACGTATCATAGATGGTTTTTATTTTGAACCAATCATTAGTCATTATAAAGAATTAAATCATATCATCATTGTTTTTGAACTAGATGGAAAAATTATCGGTATGACAACAGTAGAGATTTTACCAACGGGACAAGCGTGGGGATGCGTCACAAAGTTTATCAAAGATTATCATGGAATATCAGAAAAATTAACGATAGAAGTGATTAAAAAAATCCATGAAATAAACCCTCAAGTAAAGTACATTAATGTAGGTAGTGATTTAGGTAGTAAGGGATTAGCCTTTTTTAAAGAAAGATTCAGACCTGTTTTAAATTACGAAAGATACGCTGTGTTTTATAAATATTAA
- a CDS encoding UDP-N-acetylmuramoyl-tripeptide--D-alanyl-D-alanine ligase — protein sequence MKELRLNKIKELLNVTTHNEDTVIYHVENDIKKIKDDTLVFHLNKKEELDFKLFNKSKNCFIVTDQPILNNNKEKVSFFLHVLDVKKAYQKFIDYYRKLFNLPVIAITGTCGKTTTKEIIKQILEKKSTVAATIGNKNALSFDLGYLLRIDDKTDYGVFETAISYPGNLIFGCNFFKPTIGVITNIGIDHLSGCKTVDNYIRTKGEMLAGLNYQGTLIINHDDDNIKKIDMSPFKGKIITFGIDNVSDYQAEAIVYKDKGMTFTLKTRDKKYKAYIPGYGKHNVYNALAALAVLDELGINIEEAIEDLASITFIRSHLAFHEGINKSIIIDDTWSSNPTSMKAAFEVIQELGKDKVKIAVLGKISYLGDYALEQYENIGKMIVDYKFDILITLDIFSKQIAKSAANHHMKNSRILYCKTIEDLKSTLESLLDSNTMVLFKVSIKNKEVTTLIHDIINE from the coding sequence ATGAAAGAATTAAGATTAAATAAAATAAAAGAACTGCTAAATGTAACAACTCACAATGAAGATACTGTTATATATCATGTAGAAAATGATATTAAGAAAATAAAGGATGATACGCTAGTTTTTCATTTAAATAAAAAAGAGGAGTTAGATTTTAAGTTATTTAATAAATCAAAAAACTGTTTTATCGTAACAGATCAACCCATATTAAACAATAATAAAGAAAAAGTGTCATTCTTTTTACATGTATTAGATGTTAAAAAGGCTTATCAAAAGTTTATTGATTATTATCGTAAATTATTTAATTTACCTGTTATAGCAATAACAGGAACGTGTGGAAAAACAACAACAAAGGAAATCATTAAACAAATTTTAGAGAAAAAATCTACAGTTGCAGCTACAATTGGTAATAAAAATGCCCTTTCATTTGATTTAGGTTATCTATTAAGGATAGACGATAAAACAGATTATGGTGTTTTTGAAACAGCTATTTCTTATCCAGGAAATCTAATTTTTGGTTGTAATTTCTTTAAACCAACGATTGGAGTGATTACTAATATCGGGATTGACCATTTAAGTGGTTGTAAAACAGTAGATAATTATATTCGTACTAAAGGAGAAATGTTAGCTGGACTTAACTATCAAGGAACATTGATTATTAATCATGATGATGACAATATAAAAAAAATCGATATGTCTCCTTTTAAAGGAAAAATCATAACTTTTGGGATAGATAATGTTTCTGATTATCAAGCAGAAGCGATTGTCTACAAAGATAAAGGAATGACTTTTACATTAAAAACACGAGATAAGAAATATAAAGCTTATATACCTGGATATGGTAAACATAATGTTTATAACGCTTTAGCAGCATTAGCAGTTTTAGATGAGCTAGGAATCAATATAGAGGAAGCCATAGAAGATTTAGCTTCTATAACTTTTATTCGGTCACATTTAGCTTTTCATGAAGGAATCAACAAAAGTATTATTATTGATGATACTTGGAGTTCAAATCCAACATCTATGAAAGCAGCTTTTGAAGTAATACAGGAGTTGGGTAAAGATAAAGTTAAAATTGCTGTATTAGGTAAAATTTCTTATTTAGGTGATTATGCTTTAGAACAATATGAAAATATTGGGAAAATGATTGTAGATTATAAGTTTGATATTTTAATTACCTTAGATATATTTTCTAAACAGATTGCAAAAAGTGCAGCCAATCATCATATGAAAAATAGTCGTATCCTATATTGTAAAACTATTGAAGATTTAAAAAGTACTTTAGAATCTTTGCTTGATTCGAATACAATGGTTCTTTTTAAAGTTTCCATAAAAAATAAAGAAGTTACGACATTAATCCATGATATTATAAATGAGTAA
- a CDS encoding YheC/YheD family protein — MPLIGMFHYRAKPDKVSRAYNYASVAKMEGIEFFFFSSKGVNLKTKTILGLAYEDGNWIEKEYPYPDVVMNVVGPKTKKQIEIYQELKKLIPFTSFPVGTKLSIYKRIEKGKLFVKYLLPFARIKKPIDALIFLNHHSQVILKPIDGKHGNNVLYIEKDNEMFIVKEKEKIKKMNRLDLLDYISDLLKDNRILLQKYVLCRRKTGDPYDIRLHLQKDKDGKWLNTIIYPKIGLKGKIATNLDQGGQITSIDSFLFEEFEDDYFNIKRYLELFSLQFAKHFESLYNHEFDELGIDIGIDENKKIWIYEVNWRPGHLYIQSITAYNAVMYAYHIANQKRGGYKDERIKIK, encoded by the coding sequence ATGCCCCTAATTGGGATGTTTCATTATCGAGCAAAACCGGATAAGGTTTCTAGAGCCTATAACTATGCATCTGTTGCGAAGATGGAAGGAATAGAGTTTTTCTTCTTTTCATCAAAGGGTGTTAATTTGAAAACAAAAACCATATTGGGTTTAGCTTATGAAGATGGTAATTGGATAGAAAAAGAATATCCCTATCCAGATGTTGTAATGAATGTTGTTGGACCCAAAACAAAAAAACAAATAGAAATATATCAAGAGTTAAAGAAATTAATTCCATTTACAAGTTTTCCTGTCGGAACAAAATTATCAATATATAAAAGAATAGAAAAAGGGAAATTATTCGTAAAATATTTGTTGCCTTTTGCGAGAATAAAAAAACCAATTGATGCATTAATATTCCTTAATCATCATTCACAAGTCATTCTTAAACCCATAGACGGTAAACATGGGAATAATGTTTTATATATTGAAAAAGACAATGAAATGTTTATAGTAAAAGAAAAAGAAAAGATAAAAAAAATGAATCGTTTAGATTTACTTGATTATATAAGTGATTTATTAAAAGATAATAGGATCTTACTACAAAAATATGTTCTTTGTAGAAGAAAAACTGGTGATCCTTATGATATACGATTACATCTACAAAAAGATAAAGATGGAAAATGGTTGAATACCATTATTTATCCTAAGATTGGATTGAAAGGTAAAATAGCTACAAATTTGGATCAGGGTGGTCAAATCACTAGTATAGATAGTTTTTTATTTGAAGAATTTGAAGATGATTATTTTAATATAAAAAGGTATTTAGAATTATTTTCATTACAGTTTGCTAAACATTTTGAGTCTTTATACAATCATGAATTTGATGAACTAGGAATTGACATAGGAATAGATGAAAATAAGAAGATATGGATTTATGAAGTGAATTGGCGACCAGGACATCTTTATATCCAATCCATAACTGCATATAATGCGGTTATGTATGCATATCATATTGCGAATCAAAAAAGAGGAGGTTATAAGGATGAAAGAATTAAGATTAAATAA
- a CDS encoding NAD(P)-dependent oxidoreductase has translation MKKIGFIGLGVMGIPMALHLLDKYKALYIYTRTEKKAEPLIEKGATWCPTIGDLAQNCDLIITIVGLHTDVQDVYLGKNGLINSCNPNTILIDMTTSSPSLAKEIDQKARTKNIHVLDAPVSGGDVGAQNATLSIMVGGDEDIFIECKEIFDTLGKNVVYQGHAGSGQHTKMVNQIVIAGNMIGMVEALVYAKQANLNVEAVLKSISKGAAGSWQLDNNAPKIVSKDYKPGFFIKHFIKDMHLAQDEARNVALDLPGLDLVESLYSSLMENGYGNLGTQAIIKYYEDDTI, from the coding sequence ATGAAAAAAATAGGTTTTATTGGATTAGGTGTAATGGGGATACCAATGGCTTTACATTTATTAGATAAATATAAAGCATTATATATTTATACACGAACTGAAAAAAAAGCTGAACCATTAATTGAAAAGGGAGCGACTTGGTGTCCGACGATTGGTGACTTAGCTCAAAATTGTGATTTGATTATAACCATTGTAGGATTACATACGGATGTCCAAGATGTTTATTTAGGAAAGAATGGATTAATAAATTCATGTAATCCGAATACAATATTGATTGATATGACAACCTCATCCCCTTCTTTAGCAAAAGAAATAGATCAAAAAGCACGAACTAAAAATATTCATGTATTGGACGCTCCTGTTTCAGGTGGAGACGTTGGTGCTCAAAATGCAACCTTATCAATTATGGTTGGTGGAGATGAAGATATTTTCATTGAATGTAAAGAAATATTTGATACATTAGGTAAAAATGTTGTTTATCAAGGTCATGCTGGAAGTGGACAACATACTAAAATGGTTAATCAAATTGTCATTGCAGGCAATATGATTGGTATGGTTGAGGCATTGGTTTACGCTAAACAAGCAAACTTGAACGTTGAAGCAGTGTTAAAAAGTATTTCTAAAGGTGCTGCAGGCAGTTGGCAACTTGATAATAATGCACCTAAAATTGTGAGCAAAGATTATAAACCAGGCTTCTTCATTAAACATTTTATTAAGGATATGCATCTAGCGCAAGATGAAGCTCGTAATGTTGCACTTGATTTACCAGGTCTGGATTTAGTTGAAAGTTTATATTCGAGTTTAATGGAAAATGGATATGGTAATCTGGGGACACAAGCAATTATAAAATATTATGAAGATGATACAATTTAA
- a CDS encoding phosphocarrier protein HPr: protein MEKKFIVTDEAGVHARPATKLVNAASKYASELTLEYQGRKVNLKSIMGVMSLGIRQGAEINIIATGDDESEALEAIEQELKAQGISK from the coding sequence ATGGAAAAAAAATTTATCGTAACAGATGAAGCAGGTGTACATGCTCGTCCTGCTACTAAATTAGTAAATGCAGCTAGCAAATATGCAAGTGAACTAACACTTGAATATCAAGGACGTAAAGTGAACCTGAAATCTATTATGGGTGTTATGTCTTTAGGTATACGTCAAGGAGCTGAAATAAACATAATTGCTACAGGTGATGATGAAAGTGAAGCACTTGAAGCTATTGAACAAGAATTAAAGGCTCAAGGAATTTCTAAGTAA
- a CDS encoding PTS transporter subunit EIIB, translated as MKKANLVNLLIIAIIFILFYIVNLFITQNNIDIYYHFNYSYGFKISILIIFYLLFMVGSVLYASRQVFNLYIRHIRKTKLIYSRYALILTSLIVSYVFLYFAVDYYYYFGSILILYMIYFMSLFLYDNYYIKKSQEAKIVVNNQVVENFLNLLGGKENILSVSYEYSRLKVELKDIKAVDLESMKNSGAKGAFIAGNKLQAVIGSNAEDLENAIKAYLTQV; from the coding sequence ATGAAAAAAGCAAATTTAGTCAATTTATTGATTATCGCCATAATATTTATTTTATTTTACATAGTTAATTTATTTATTACACAAAATAATATTGATATTTATTATCATTTTAACTATTCGTATGGTTTTAAAATAAGTATCTTAATTATTTTTTATCTATTGTTTATGGTAGGTAGTGTGTTGTATGCTTCAAGACAAGTGTTTAATTTATATATTAGACATATTCGTAAAACTAAATTGATTTATTCGCGATATGCTTTAATTTTGACTTCATTGATTGTTAGTTATGTTTTCTTGTATTTTGCGGTAGATTACTATTATTATTTTGGTAGTATTCTTATACTTTATATGATTTATTTTATGAGTTTATTTTTATATGATAACTATTATATTAAAAAATCACAAGAAGCAAAAATTGTGGTTAACAATCAAGTGGTTGAAAACTTTCTCAATCTATTAGGTGGTAAAGAGAATATACTTTCTGTTTCGTATGAGTATAGTCGTCTAAAGGTTGAATTAAAAGATATTAAAGCAGTCGATTTAGAAAGCATGAAAAATTCTGGTGCAAAAGGTGCATTTATAGCTGGAAATAAACTTCAAGCTGTAATTGGTAGTAATGCTGAAGATTTAGAAAATGCGATTAAAGCATATTTAACACAAGTTTAA
- the mgsA gene encoding methylglyoxal synthase, which translates to MNIALIAHDKKKAEMVGLTKRFEEVFMRHDLYSTGTTGLHIMGDTKLQVNRMKSGPLGGDQQIGAMVANHKIDIVIFLRDPLTAQPHEPDVSALLRLCDVYNVALATNMNTAEKLLDSIQDEY; encoded by the coding sequence ATGAATATAGCTTTAATCGCTCATGATAAAAAGAAAGCAGAGATGGTTGGTTTAACAAAAAGGTTTGAAGAGGTTTTTATGCGACATGATTTATATTCAACAGGTACGACAGGATTGCATATTATGGGAGATACTAAATTACAGGTTAATCGGATGAAATCAGGTCCATTAGGTGGCGATCAACAAATAGGAGCTATGGTCGCTAATCATAAAATTGATATTGTTATATTTTTACGTGATCCATTAACAGCTCAGCCACATGAACCTGATGTTAGTGCATTATTACGATTATGTGATGTCTATAATGTAGCATTAGCAACCAATATGAACACAGCAGAAAAATTATTAGACAGTATTCAAGATGAGTATTAA
- a CDS encoding UDP pyrophosphate phosphatase encodes MDKLILLLKYIFFGAVQGITETLPISSSGHLVIFSELFNLEQGNDLTFEILLHFGSLIAIIYFYRKTICELIKNFFSYLFHREKNTYTDFKYVWLLVLATFPIGLIGFLFQDFIASRLKNLLTVGISLLVTALILYLISRMSKGNKEKENMTWKDALFIGIVQAAAIIPGISRSGSTVSASLSRKLDIDNALKFSFLLFIPAALGAMLLDIVHFIKEPTAPDLIIPYITAFLTSIVFTLISLNIFIGIIKKGKLSYFSIYCSIVGSLSIILHFFL; translated from the coding sequence TTGGATAAACTAATTCTTTTATTAAAATATATTTTTTTTGGAGCGGTTCAAGGGATTACAGAAACGTTACCAATATCATCTAGTGGTCATTTAGTTATTTTTAGTGAATTATTTAATCTAGAACAAGGAAATGATCTAACATTTGAAATCTTACTTCATTTTGGATCATTAATTGCGATTATTTATTTCTATCGTAAAACAATTTGTGAATTAATCAAAAATTTCTTTTCATATTTATTTCATAGAGAGAAAAATACCTACACCGATTTTAAATATGTTTGGTTACTTGTTTTAGCAACTTTTCCTATTGGATTAATTGGTTTTCTGTTTCAAGATTTTATTGCAAGTCGTTTAAAGAATTTATTAACTGTTGGAATATCTTTACTTGTTACAGCACTTATTTTATATCTTATTAGTCGCATGTCTAAAGGAAATAAAGAAAAAGAGAATATGACTTGGAAAGATGCATTATTTATTGGGATTGTACAAGCAGCTGCCATCATTCCAGGGATAAGCCGTTCAGGATCTACTGTTTCAGCTAGTTTATCAAGAAAATTAGACATCGATAATGCCTTAAAATTCTCATTTTTACTTTTTATTCCTGCTGCATTAGGGGCAATGCTCTTAGATATTGTCCATTTCATTAAAGAACCTACGGCTCCTGATTTAATTATCCCGTATATTACAGCCTTTTTAACATCAATTGTATTCACATTAATATCTTTGAATATTTTTATTGGTATTATTAAAAAAGGAAAACTTAGTTATTTTTCTATCTATTGTTCTATTGTTGGTTCACTTTCAATTATATTACATTTTTTCTTATAA
- a CDS encoding alpha-glucosidase: protein MMGKWWQEAVVYQIYPRSFYDSNNDGIGDIQGIIEKLDYLKNLGVTTIWVCPFYKSPMDDQGYDVSDFFEVSEDYGTFLDLKNLIDELHNRNMRLIIDLVLNHTSDEHPWFIESRKSKDNDYRDYYIWQNGKEDEPPTNWESFFGGSVWEYDNSTDEYYMHIFSKKMPDLNWNNSHMRKDIYKMMHWWLKKGVDGFRVDAVAHLDRNFNFPNHPVPSGRDYSPCYYEFSNRPKVHERIQEMVDEVLSKYDVMTVGEAGGASIEDTLKYCAYNRNEFNMLISFDHCWVDVDDASAEYVPGKWTFKSLHLPDLKKSLAKYQIELYGKAWNTLFWSNHDQPRVLSHYGNDSVAYRKISAKMLGTVLYFMGGTPFIYQGEEIGMTNVSYPNINDYKDVEIFTLYNETVLKNVATKEDILNRIHKRSRDNARTPMQWDNSQNAGFSRVEPWMKVNPNYVDINARDNLRDKDSIYYYYQKIFEIRQNTKCFIYGKFKLYLEDDLNIFMYTRSFEKECYLVLANFFEDYIKVEVPNNLVKKDASIILSNYEKQPLNNEIHLRPFEAIVYRLQ, encoded by the coding sequence ATGATGGGGAAATGGTGGCAAGAAGCCGTTGTTTATCAAATTTATCCAAGAAGTTTCTATGATAGTAATAACGATGGTATTGGTGATATACAAGGAATTATTGAAAAACTAGATTATCTAAAGAATTTAGGGGTAACGACCATTTGGGTATGTCCATTTTATAAATCACCCATGGATGATCAAGGGTATGATGTCAGTGATTTTTTTGAAGTATCAGAAGATTATGGAACATTTCTTGATTTAAAAAATTTAATTGATGAATTACATAATCGTAATATGAGACTTATTATTGATTTAGTATTAAACCATACATCAGATGAACACCCTTGGTTTATTGAATCAAGAAAATCTAAGGATAACGATTACCGAGATTATTATATTTGGCAAAATGGTAAAGAAGATGAGCCACCAACGAACTGGGAGTCTTTTTTTGGTGGGTCTGTATGGGAATATGATAATTCCACTGATGAATACTACATGCATATTTTCAGTAAGAAAATGCCGGATTTAAATTGGAATAATTCACATATGCGTAAAGATATTTATAAAATGATGCATTGGTGGTTAAAAAAAGGAGTGGATGGATTTCGGGTGGATGCGGTTGCACATTTGGACCGAAACTTTAATTTTCCAAATCATCCGGTTCCTTCAGGTCGTGATTATTCCCCTTGTTATTATGAATTTTCAAACAGGCCAAAAGTTCATGAGCGGATTCAAGAAATGGTTGATGAAGTATTATCTAAATATGATGTAATGACCGTTGGCGAAGCCGGTGGAGCTAGTATAGAAGATACTTTAAAGTATTGTGCTTATAACCGAAATGAATTTAACATGTTAATATCTTTTGATCACTGTTGGGTTGATGTAGATGATGCATCGGCTGAGTATGTTCCTGGTAAGTGGACATTTAAATCGTTACATTTACCTGATTTAAAAAAATCATTAGCGAAGTATCAAATAGAATTATATGGTAAAGCTTGGAACACCTTATTTTGGAGTAATCATGATCAACCACGAGTGCTCTCACACTATGGAAATGATTCTGTTGCTTATAGAAAGATATCAGCTAAAATGTTAGGGACAGTGTTATATTTTATGGGAGGAACACCATTTATTTATCAAGGTGAAGAGATTGGTATGACAAATGTTAGTTATCCTAATATTAATGATTATAAAGATGTAGAAATATTTACTCTATATAATGAAACAGTATTAAAAAATGTAGCGACAAAAGAAGATATATTAAATAGAATTCATAAACGGTCACGAGACAATGCAAGAACACCTATGCAATGGGATAATTCTCAAAATGCTGGATTTAGTCGTGTAGAACCATGGATGAAGGTTAATCCAAATTATGTTGATATTAACGCAAGAGATAATTTGCGTGATAAAGATTCGATTTATTACTATTATCAAAAAATATTTGAAATTAGACAAAATACAAAGTGTTTTATATATGGAAAATTCAAACTATATTTAGAAGATGATTTAAATATATTTATGTATACAAGAAGTTTTGAAAAAGAATGTTATTTAGTACTTGCTAATTTCTTTGAAGATTATATTAAGGTAGAAGTTCCAAACAACTTGGTGAAAAAAGATGCTTCTATTATATTAAGTAATTATGAAAAACAACCTTTAAATAATGAGATACATTTACGACCTTTTGAAGCAATTGTGTATCGATTACAATAA